In one Streptomyces venezuelae genomic region, the following are encoded:
- a CDS encoding MurR/RpiR family transcriptional regulator, with the protein MTHDVKEIFADAAPPAPAALAAKVRTLAPSMTRSMQRVAEAVAGDPAGCAALTVTGLAELTGTSEATVVRTARLLGYPGYRDLRLALAGLAAQQQSGRAPAVTADIAVDDPIADVVAKLAYDEQQTLADTAAGLDTVQLGAAVAALATARRVEIYGVAASGLVAQDLAQKLLRIGHIAHAHSDPHLAVTNAVTLRAKDVAIAITHSGSTGDVIEPLRVAFEHGATTIAITGRPGAAVSQYADHILTTSTARESELRPAAMSSRTSQLLVVDCLFVGVAQRTYETAAPALAASYEALAHRHRPRGNGNGNR; encoded by the coding sequence GTGACCCATGATGTGAAGGAAATTTTCGCGGACGCCGCACCCCCCGCCCCCGCCGCCCTCGCGGCCAAGGTGCGGACCCTCGCGCCGTCGATGACCCGCTCCATGCAGCGGGTCGCCGAGGCCGTCGCCGGCGACCCCGCGGGATGCGCCGCCCTCACGGTCACCGGACTCGCCGAGCTCACCGGCACCAGCGAGGCGACCGTCGTGCGCACCGCCCGCCTCCTCGGCTACCCCGGCTACCGCGACCTGCGCCTCGCCCTCGCCGGACTCGCCGCCCAGCAGCAGTCGGGCCGCGCCCCGGCCGTCACCGCGGACATCGCCGTCGACGACCCGATCGCGGACGTCGTGGCGAAGCTGGCGTACGACGAGCAGCAGACCCTCGCCGACACCGCCGCGGGACTGGACACCGTGCAGCTCGGCGCCGCCGTCGCCGCGCTCGCCACCGCCCGCCGCGTGGAGATCTACGGCGTCGCGGCCTCCGGCCTCGTCGCCCAGGACCTCGCCCAGAAGCTGCTCCGCATCGGGCACATCGCGCACGCGCACTCCGACCCGCACCTCGCCGTCACCAACGCCGTGACGCTGCGCGCCAAGGACGTGGCGATCGCGATCACGCACTCCGGTTCGACCGGCGACGTCATCGAACCCCTCCGCGTCGCCTTCGAGCACGGCGCGACCACGATCGCGATCACCGGGCGGCCCGGCGCTGCCGTCTCGCAGTACGCCGATCACATACTGACCACCTCCACGGCCCGCGAGAGCGAGCTGAGGCCCGCCGCGATGTCGTCCCGTACGAGCCAACTCCTCGTCGTGGACTGCCTGTTCGTGGGCGTGGCCCAGCGGACGTACGAGACGGCGGCGCCCGCGCTCGCCGCCTCCTACGAAGCGCTCGCCCACCGCCACCGCCCGCGCGGCAACGGCAACGGCAACCGCTGA
- a CDS encoding esterase/lipase family protein, protein MTDSNEPTQPDLEQLDEREIAEAIGAAARITLAPGPREAREAPAEAPAPDDEWALPGGTAWVYLADPKKGLAKPVLIGDGFSSGPSDLDFSWEIMERGPYAFLSELRNRGRDVVLIGYDERSASILENAEVVRAAILEAIARRTGDHPLTVGGFSMGGLVTRYALAKMEHEGGQANDHQTALYFSYDSPHRGAWIPVALQAFAHYIRSLNAAFSHQMNSPAARQLLWQHISEWGDTPETDKERGTFLAELERVGGWPSRPKKIGVANGVRIGESNGIRPGEQAFHGKGLAITGTRLYTQSAGEDELVGQLRVVTLRRPHVNTSGLPEIDGAPGGTLEGFGILADELNKIPAFIGLRSAADIREHCFVPTVSAIALRDIDTHEKLYEPVTAAAESESELDEFLCASRNEGHTLVTEELCTWILDRLP, encoded by the coding sequence ATGACCGACTCCAACGAGCCCACTCAGCCCGATCTGGAGCAACTGGACGAGCGCGAGATCGCGGAGGCGATCGGAGCCGCCGCCCGTATCACCCTGGCCCCCGGCCCGCGGGAGGCACGGGAGGCCCCCGCCGAGGCGCCCGCGCCCGACGACGAGTGGGCGCTGCCCGGCGGCACCGCCTGGGTGTATCTCGCCGACCCCAAGAAGGGGCTGGCCAAGCCCGTCCTCATCGGTGACGGGTTCAGCAGCGGACCCAGTGACCTCGACTTCTCGTGGGAGATCATGGAGCGTGGCCCGTACGCGTTCCTGAGCGAACTGCGCAACCGCGGCCGCGACGTCGTGCTCATCGGGTACGACGAGCGCAGCGCGTCGATCCTGGAGAACGCGGAAGTCGTACGGGCCGCGATCCTGGAGGCCATCGCCCGCCGCACGGGCGACCACCCGCTGACCGTCGGCGGCTTCAGCATGGGCGGCCTCGTCACGCGGTACGCGCTGGCGAAGATGGAGCACGAGGGCGGGCAGGCGAACGACCACCAGACGGCGCTGTACTTCTCGTACGACAGCCCGCACCGCGGCGCGTGGATACCCGTCGCGCTGCAGGCGTTCGCGCACTACATCCGCAGCCTCAACGCCGCGTTCTCGCACCAGATGAACAGCCCGGCCGCACGGCAGCTGCTGTGGCAGCACATCAGCGAGTGGGGGGACACGCCGGAGACCGACAAGGAGCGCGGCACGTTCCTCGCCGAGCTGGAGCGGGTCGGCGGGTGGCCGTCGCGGCCGAAGAAGATCGGTGTGGCGAACGGGGTGCGCATCGGGGAGAGCAACGGGATCCGGCCCGGTGAGCAGGCGTTCCACGGGAAGGGGCTGGCCATCACCGGTACGCGGCTCTACACGCAGTCCGCGGGCGAGGACGAACTCGTGGGCCAGTTGCGGGTGGTGACGTTGCGTCGGCCGCACGTCAACACGTCGGGGCTGCCCGAGATCGACGGGGCGCCGGGCGGCACCCTGGAAGGCTTCGGCATCCTCGCCGACGAGTTGAACAAGATCCCGGCCTTCATCGGTCTCCGCTCCGCGGCGGACATCCGTGAACACTGCTTCGTGCCCACGGTCAGCGCCATCGCCCTGCGCGACATCGACACGCACGAGAAGCTGTACGAGCCGGTGACGGCCGCGGCGGAGAGCGAGAGCGAACTCGACGAGTTCCTCTGCGCCTCGCGGAACGAGGGCCACACCCTCGTCACCGAGGAACTCTGCACCTGGATTCTGGACCGGCTGCCGTAG
- a CDS encoding helix-turn-helix domain-containing protein — MSHTRWKLTRERELLEGHMETPEAAADRAEIRLAMTFAKAVYDRRTELGLTQTEVAERAGLTQAKISRIEGADAVPTLPLLRRVAMALDASLNIALDADHEEVRFVGHPAA, encoded by the coding sequence GTGAGCCACACCCGGTGGAAGCTGACCCGCGAGCGGGAGCTCCTCGAAGGCCACATGGAGACGCCCGAGGCCGCGGCCGACCGCGCCGAGATCCGCCTCGCCATGACCTTCGCCAAGGCCGTCTACGACCGCCGCACCGAACTCGGCCTCACCCAGACGGAAGTCGCCGAGCGCGCGGGCCTGACCCAGGCCAAGATCTCCCGCATCGAGGGCGCGGACGCAGTCCCGACTCTGCCCCTTCTGCGCCGCGTCGCCATGGCCTTGGACGCCTCCCTGAACATCGCCCTCGACGCCGACCACGAAGAGGTCAGGTTCGTCGGTCACCCAGCGGCCTGA
- a CDS encoding PTS transporter subunit EIIC: protein MAPDKNRATAAAILPLVGGAQNITSVAHCMTRLRLGLADRSLVDDDALKALPAVLGVVEDDTYQIVLGPGTVARVTPELEAMVAESGAGAEPRPKGASSRPGVAEPRPEGAEHAPTASELAAQGAAIKEARKAKNATPFKLFLRRIANIFVPLIPALIGCGIIAGFNGLLINLEWLPSITPALAAIASGFMALIAVFVGYNTAKEFGGTPILGGAVAAIIVYAGVANIEAFGQKLSPGQGGVLGALGAAVLATYVEKWCRKWVPEAVDVLVTPTLTVLVSGLVTIFGLMFLAGEVSTGIGTAANWLLDNTGAFAGLVLGGLFLPLVMLGLHQALIPIHTTLIEQQGFTVLLPILAMAGAGQVGCAIAVYKRLRHNTSIRTTIKSALPAGFLGVGEPLIYGVSLPLGRPFVTACVGGAAGGAFIGFFSMLGDKVGSTAIGPSGWALFPLLDGNENLGLTVAIYGGGLLVGYLVGFLATYFFGFSKQMLIDLNADVDAGESPTARAEAEPTPAKAPATV, encoded by the coding sequence ATGGCACCTGACAAGAACCGCGCCACCGCCGCCGCGATCCTCCCGCTCGTCGGCGGTGCCCAGAACATCACGTCCGTCGCCCACTGCATGACCCGGCTCCGCCTGGGCCTCGCCGACCGTTCGCTCGTCGACGACGACGCGCTGAAGGCCCTGCCCGCCGTGCTGGGCGTCGTCGAGGACGACACGTACCAGATCGTGCTCGGCCCGGGCACGGTCGCCCGGGTCACGCCGGAACTCGAAGCCATGGTGGCGGAGAGCGGTGCGGGCGCCGAGCCCCGGCCAAAGGGCGCCTCGTCCCGCCCGGGGGTCGCCGAGCCTCGTCCCGAGGGCGCCGAACACGCGCCCACCGCCTCCGAACTGGCCGCCCAGGGCGCCGCCATCAAGGAGGCGCGCAAGGCGAAGAACGCCACCCCGTTCAAGCTGTTCCTGCGCCGGATCGCGAACATCTTCGTGCCGCTGATCCCCGCCCTGATCGGCTGCGGCATCATCGCCGGCTTCAACGGCCTCCTGATCAACCTGGAGTGGCTGCCGTCGATCACGCCCGCGCTCGCCGCCATAGCCTCCGGCTTCATGGCGCTCATCGCGGTGTTCGTCGGCTACAACACGGCGAAGGAGTTCGGCGGTACGCCGATCCTGGGCGGCGCGGTCGCGGCGATCATCGTGTACGCGGGCGTCGCGAACATCGAGGCCTTCGGGCAGAAGCTCTCACCCGGCCAGGGCGGCGTCCTCGGCGCGCTGGGCGCGGCGGTCCTCGCCACGTACGTCGAGAAGTGGTGTAGGAAGTGGGTGCCGGAGGCGGTGGATGTCCTGGTCACCCCCACCCTCACGGTGCTCGTCTCCGGCCTCGTCACGATCTTCGGCCTGATGTTCCTCGCGGGCGAGGTGTCCACCGGCATCGGCACGGCGGCGAACTGGCTCCTGGACAACACGGGCGCGTTCGCGGGCCTCGTCCTCGGCGGCCTCTTCCTCCCCCTGGTCATGCTGGGCCTGCACCAGGCCCTGATCCCCATCCACACGACACTCATCGAGCAGCAGGGCTTCACCGTCCTGCTGCCCATCCTGGCGATGGCGGGCGCGGGCCAGGTCGGCTGCGCGATCGCGGTCTACAAGCGCCTGAGGCACAACACGTCGATCCGTACGACGATCAAGTCGGCGCTCCCCGCGGGCTTCCTCGGCGTCGGCGAACCCCTCATCTACGGCGTCTCCCTCCCTCTCGGCCGCCCCTTCGTCACGGCGTGCGTGGGCGGGGCCGCGGGCGGCGCGTTCATCGGGTTCTTCTCGATGCTCGGCGACAAGGTCGGCTCGACGGCGATCGGCCCGTCCGGCTGGGCCCTCTTCCCTCTCCTCGACGGCAACGAGAACCTCGGCCTGACGGTCGCGATCTACGGCGGCGGCCTCCTGGTCGGCTACCTGGTGGGCTTCCTCGCCACCTACTTCTTCGGCTTCAGCAAGCAGATGCTGATCGACCTGAACGCGGACGTCGACGCGGGCGAGTCCCCCACGGCCCGCGCAGAGGCGGAACCGACCCCGGCGAAGGCGCCGGCGACGGTCTGA
- a CDS encoding DUF4031 domain-containing protein, which yields MTVYIDPPTWPGHGRMWSHLVSDVSFEELHAFAASVGCPPRAFERDHYDVPAERYADAVRAGAVEVGSKELVRRLTGAGLRRPKGRAV from the coding sequence GTGACCGTCTACATAGACCCGCCCACGTGGCCGGGCCACGGCCGCATGTGGTCCCACCTGGTCAGCGACGTCTCCTTCGAGGAGCTGCACGCGTTCGCGGCGTCGGTGGGCTGCCCGCCGCGTGCCTTCGAGCGCGACCACTACGACGTACCCGCGGAACGGTACGCGGACGCGGTGCGGGCGGGGGCGGTGGAGGTCGGCTCGAAGGAGCTGGTGCGGAGGCTTACGGGGGCGGGGTTGCGGAGGCCTAAGGGGCGGGCGGTGTAG
- a CDS encoding cold-shock protein: MAQGTVKWFNAEKGYGFIAVDGGADVFVHYSAIQMDGYRTLEEGQRVEFEISQGQKGPQADMVKLAV; this comes from the coding sequence ATGGCTCAGGGCACCGTCAAGTGGTTCAACGCGGAGAAGGGGTACGGCTTCATCGCGGTCGACGGTGGTGCGGATGTTTTCGTCCACTACAGCGCGATCCAGATGGACGGTTACCGCACCCTTGAAGAAGGTCAGCGAGTCGAGTTCGAGATCTCGCAGGGCCAGAAGGGTCCGCAGGCGGACATGGTCAAGCTCGCCGTCTAG
- the murQ gene encoding N-acetylmuramic acid 6-phosphate etherase: MTSTTDATGTSEPRDNYGELRAQLATLTTEAFRPELSEIDRLPTEEIAKIMNGEDASVATAVAEQLPAIAAAIDGTAERMARGGRLIYAGAGTAGRLGVLDASECPPTFNTDPSEVVGLIAGGPSAMVKAVEGAEDSKELAADDLEDLNLTEDDVVVGISASGRTPYAIGAVEYARDRYGALTIGLSCNADSALAAAAEHGIEVVVGPELLTGSTRLKAGTAQKLVLNMLSTITMIRLGKTYGNLMVDVRASNEKLRARSRRIVSLATGAGDEEIEAALAATDGEVKNAILTILGQVDGPTAAELLATSDGHLRAALDNSRTN; this comes from the coding sequence ATGACCTCAACCACCGACGCGACCGGCACGAGCGAGCCCCGCGACAACTACGGAGAGCTCCGCGCCCAGCTCGCCACCCTCACCACCGAGGCGTTCCGGCCCGAGCTCTCCGAGATCGACCGGCTGCCCACCGAGGAGATCGCGAAGATCATGAACGGTGAGGACGCCTCCGTGGCCACCGCCGTCGCCGAGCAGCTCCCCGCCATCGCCGCCGCCATCGACGGCACCGCGGAGCGCATGGCCCGCGGCGGCCGGCTCATCTACGCGGGCGCGGGTACGGCGGGGCGCCTCGGCGTGCTCGACGCCTCCGAGTGCCCGCCCACGTTCAACACCGACCCGAGTGAGGTCGTCGGGCTCATCGCGGGCGGGCCGAGCGCCATGGTCAAGGCCGTCGAGGGCGCGGAGGACAGCAAGGAGCTCGCCGCCGACGACCTGGAGGACCTGAACCTCACCGAGGACGACGTCGTCGTCGGGATCTCCGCGTCGGGCCGTACGCCGTACGCGATCGGCGCCGTCGAGTACGCCCGCGACCGCTACGGCGCGCTCACCATCGGCCTGTCCTGCAACGCGGACAGCGCGCTCGCCGCCGCCGCCGAGCACGGCATCGAGGTCGTCGTCGGACCCGAACTCCTCACCGGCTCCACCCGCCTCAAGGCGGGCACGGCCCAGAAGCTCGTCCTCAACATGCTGTCGACGATCACGATGATCCGCCTCGGCAAGACGTACGGAAACCTGATGGTGGACGTGCGCGCGTCCAACGAGAAGCTGCGGGCCCGCTCCCGTCGCATCGTCTCCCTCGCCACCGGCGCCGGTGACGAGGAGATCGAGGCCGCCCTCGCCGCGACCGACGGGGAGGTGAAGAACGCCATCCTCACCATCCTCGGCCAGGTCGACGGCCCCACCGCCGCCGAACTCCTCGCCACGTCCGACGGCCACCTCCGCGCGGCCCTCGACAACTCCCGTACGAACTGA
- the groL gene encoding chaperonin GroEL (60 kDa chaperone family; promotes refolding of misfolded polypeptides especially under stressful conditions; forms two stacked rings of heptamers to form a barrel-shaped 14mer; ends can be capped by GroES; misfolded proteins enter the barrel where they are refolded when GroES binds), which produces MAKIIAFDEEARRGLERGMNQLADAVKVTLGPKGRNVVLEKKWGAPTITNDGVSIAKEIELEDPYEKIGAELVKEVAKKTDDVAGDGTTTATVLAQALVREGLRNVAAGANPMALKRGIEKAVEAVSGALLEQAKDVETKEQIASTASISAADTQIGELIAEAMDKVGKEGVITVEESQTFGLELELTEGMRFDKGYISAYFATDMERMEASLDDPYILIVNSKISNVKDLLPLLEKVMQSGKPLLIIAEDVEGEALSTLVVNKIRGTFKSVAVKAPGFGDRRKAMLGDIAILTGGTVISEEVGLKLENAGLDLLGRARKVVITKDETTIVDGAGDSDQVQGRVNQIRAEIENSDSDYDREKLQERLAKLAGGVAVIKAGAATEVELKERKHRIEDAVRNAKAAVEEGIVAGGGVALLQASAVFEKLELDGDEATGANAVKLALEAPLKQIAVNGGLEGGVVVEKVRNLTVGHGLNAATGEYVDMIAEGILDPAKVTRSALQNAASIAALFLTTEAVIADKPEKAGAAAAPGGMPGGDMDF; this is translated from the coding sequence ATGGCCAAGATCATCGCGTTCGACGAGGAGGCACGGCGCGGCCTCGAGCGCGGCATGAACCAGCTCGCCGACGCCGTCAAGGTGACCCTGGGCCCCAAGGGTCGCAACGTCGTCCTCGAGAAGAAGTGGGGCGCCCCCACGATCACCAACGATGGTGTGTCCATCGCCAAGGAGATCGAGCTCGAGGACCCGTACGAGAAGATCGGTGCCGAGCTGGTCAAGGAGGTCGCGAAGAAGACGGACGACGTCGCCGGTGACGGCACGACGACCGCGACCGTCCTGGCCCAGGCCCTGGTGCGCGAGGGTCTGCGCAACGTGGCCGCCGGTGCCAACCCGATGGCCCTGAAGCGCGGCATCGAGAAGGCCGTCGAGGCCGTCTCCGGCGCCCTCCTCGAGCAGGCCAAGGATGTCGAGACCAAGGAGCAGATCGCTTCCACGGCCTCCATCTCCGCCGCCGACACCCAGATCGGCGAGCTCATCGCCGAGGCGATGGACAAGGTCGGCAAGGAAGGCGTCATCACCGTCGAGGAGTCGCAGACCTTCGGTCTGGAGCTCGAGCTCACCGAGGGCATGCGCTTCGACAAGGGCTACATCTCGGCGTACTTCGCCACCGACATGGAGCGTATGGAGGCGTCGCTCGACGACCCGTACATCCTGATCGTCAACTCGAAGATCTCGAACGTGAAGGACCTCCTTCCGCTCCTCGAGAAGGTCATGCAGTCCGGCAAGCCGCTGCTGATCATCGCCGAGGACGTCGAGGGCGAGGCCCTGTCGACCCTGGTCGTCAACAAGATCCGTGGCACCTTCAAGTCCGTCGCCGTCAAGGCCCCGGGCTTCGGTGACCGCCGCAAGGCCATGCTCGGCGACATCGCCATCCTCACCGGTGGCACCGTCATCTCCGAGGAGGTCGGCCTCAAGCTGGAGAACGCCGGTCTCGACCTGCTCGGCCGCGCCCGCAAGGTCGTCATCACCAAGGACGAGACGACGATCGTCGACGGTGCCGGTGACAGCGACCAGGTCCAGGGCCGCGTCAACCAGATCCGCGCCGAGATCGAGAACAGCGACTCGGACTACGACCGCGAGAAGCTCCAGGAGCGCCTGGCGAAGCTCGCGGGCGGCGTGGCCGTCATCAAGGCCGGTGCCGCGACCGAGGTCGAGCTCAAGGAGCGCAAGCACCGCATCGAGGACGCCGTCCGCAACGCGAAGGCGGCCGTCGAAGAGGGCATCGTCGCCGGTGGTGGCGTCGCTCTCCTCCAGGCCTCCGCGGTCTTCGAGAAGCTCGAGCTCGACGGTGACGAGGCGACCGGCGCCAACGCCGTGAAGCTCGCCCTGGAGGCCCCGCTCAAGCAGATCGCCGTCAACGGTGGTCTCGAGGGTGGCGTCGTCGTGGAGAAGGTCCGCAACCTCACCGTCGGCCACGGCCTCAACGCCGCGACCGGTGAGTACGTGGACATGATCGCCGAGGGCATCCTCGACCCGGCGAAGGTGACGCGTTCCGCCCTGCAGAACGCCGCCTCCATCGCCGCGCTGTTCCTCACCACCGAGGCCGTCATCGCCGACAAGCCCGAGAAGGCCGGCGCTGCCGCCGCCCCGGGTGGCATGCCGGGCGGTGACATGGACTTCTGA
- a CDS encoding type II toxin-antitoxin system RelE/ParE family toxin, whose protein sequence is MELEPEVRTWLELLTDRHYRKVEEYADLLASLGAATPMPFARPLREGVYELRPTRDGRDTRATYWFTADRRIALLTVFHKTRIREREQVDRAVRAREVCESEHLPAHLTYDRAEDGDTE, encoded by the coding sequence GTGGAGCTCGAGCCGGAAGTCCGCACCTGGCTCGAGCTCCTCACCGATCGGCACTACCGAAAGGTCGAGGAGTACGCCGACCTGCTCGCGAGCCTGGGCGCGGCCACTCCCATGCCTTTCGCCCGCCCCCTGCGCGAGGGGGTGTACGAGCTCCGGCCCACGCGGGACGGGCGGGACACACGAGCCACCTACTGGTTCACGGCCGACCGCCGCATCGCGCTGCTCACGGTCTTCCACAAGACCCGGATACGGGAACGAGAGCAGGTCGACCGCGCGGTACGGGCTCGTGAAGTGTGCGAGAGCGAGCACCTTCCAGCCCATCTGACATACGACCGAGCCGAGGACGGAGACACGGAGTGA